In Excalfactoria chinensis isolate bCotChi1 chromosome 5, bCotChi1.hap2, whole genome shotgun sequence, a single genomic region encodes these proteins:
- the MRPL21 gene encoding large ribosomal subunit protein bL21m, which yields MAALAVARRRAAAFLFSPVVRLQSSQSTSLQEGIAAKTSLTSPPWPEVKLPDPVEEAKHHAEVVQKVNEMIATGQYGRLFAVVHFASKQYKITSEDLIMMDNVLQAECGDRIRMEKVLLVGADDFTLIGRPLLGRDLVRVEATVIEKTVSWQKINMRFRKKRNYQRKKIITNPQTVLRINTIEIFPCLS from the exons ATGGCGGCGCTGGCAGTAGCCAGGCGGCGAGCGGCAG CTTTCTTGTTTTCACCTGTGGTTCGGCTCCAGAGCTCCCAGAGCACCTCTCTACAGGAAGG GATTGCTGCTAAAACATCTCTGACTTCACCCCCATGGCCTGAAGTGAAATTGCCAGATCcagtggaagaagcaaagcaccATGCAG AAGTGGTGCAAAAGGTGAATGAGATGATTGCAACAGGGCAGTATGGGAGGCTCTTTGCTGTGGTCCACTTTGCCAGCAAACAGTACAAAATAACCAGCGAAGACTTAATTATGATGGACAACGTGCTGCAGGCTGAATGTGGAGACCGAATCCGGATGGAAAAG GTTTTGCTGGTTGGTGCTGATGATTTCACGCTGATTGGAAGACCGCTCCTGGG GAGAGATCTCGTCCGTGTGGAGGCTACTGTGATTGAAAAGACGGTGTCGTGGCAAAAAATCAACATGCGCTTTCGGAAAAAGCGCAAttatcagaggaaaaaaa ttatCACAAACCCACAGACTGTCCTCCGGATAAACACCATAGAAATTTTCCCCTGTTTGTCATGA